The following DNA comes from Plasmodium gaboni strain SY75 chromosome Unknown, whole genome shotgun sequence.
CATCTTCTTATCAGTAAAATTCActaaaataaattttcttcttcttaattataatataattgaATAAAActaaaacataaatataaatggaaactaaaatgttatataaagTGACGTTAACActgatatatatatgtcgctcgtatatatatatatatatatatatatatatatatatataattatttataattgtTGTTCaatatacaatataaatattatatggatattggtttttcaatttttgtatatgatatatatgttaaaatTATTGTATAAAATGTAGTATGAGAGGTTATATCATCGTctgtattaatataatttctttttttttttttttttttaatatacaGAAATGGcatctatatttttttcagATATGCTGACATGATCTTCATggatattttttttattttgtttattttttttattttgtttattttttttattttttttgtgtaagtaatatataagaaaaacAATTGGAGACCATGGAAATCCACATATCAATAAAATTCTTGTATAAATGTCTTGAGAATGTAATTTGTTTTTCGATTTCTGTAAATCtgatttattattattttcatttcCAAATTCTACCTGTTCTGTTTGATTATCTTGTTCTTGTTGAATTTCTTCATTCGATATAGATACAGATGATGTTTTAGGATATTTCATATCATTTTCGtctaatttatttttttttgggTATGTGAGTGAATTTTCTCctaaattatttttaaatatatctgTTTCTTCTGGTTCGGCTAGTAGTATCCTAGGTGTTgcatttattatatcaaccgtatttattttattatgaaatatttgATCATGGGAAAActataaaataaataaaataaaaaataaatatgtatatattattgaatttatacaattatatataatattaataatatatatatcaatattatacgcttttttatttttttttttccaaaCCTTATGtgtaattattaatatacaCAGTAGAATAGAAAACAaagataatttaaaataattacaatacattattttttttttttttttttgttttaatgtaatatttttataatttgattttatgtaatatatttattttacactatatgtttattaattttattaaaaaattttaattatgatgttttattttttatattatgagaaagcttatatatattaataaagGTTATATTAGaataacattatatataaataaatttatttaataatattataatttttaaaacatcattgcaatatttatttaatattttttattttttttagaaaataaaaaaaattataatattattaaatatattataattttataacattataaaaatttttacttaatatatatatatatatatatatatatatataatta
Coding sequences within:
- a CDS encoding exported protein (hyp10); translated protein: MYCNYFKLSLFSILLCILIITHKFSHDQIFHNKINTVDIINATPRILLAEPEETDIFKNNLGENSLTYPKKNKLDENDMKYPKTSSVSISNEEIQQEQDNQTEQVEFGNENNNKSDLQKSKNKLHSQDIYTRILLICGFPWSPIVFLIYYLHKKNKKNKQNKKNKQNKKNIHEDHVSISEKNIDAISVY